One Sphingomonas sp. LHG3406-1 genomic window carries:
- a CDS encoding MarC family protein — protein MIELFTSAFITLAVIIDPPGCAPIFAGLTKGADAAHRRAMAIRSALVAWCILTFFALLGEPLLRTLGISLSAFRLAGGIMLFMIALDMVFEKRTERREERAREIEGTPEADDISVFPMAIPMIAGPGSIASIMLLSARADGTLSQLIVLGAMSAVILLTLFALLLAGPLMRLIGAKLEAMITRILGVILAALAVQFVLDGLERSLPGLAG, from the coding sequence GTGATCGAGCTGTTCACCTCGGCCTTCATCACGCTTGCCGTCATCATCGATCCGCCGGGCTGCGCACCGATCTTCGCCGGCCTGACCAAGGGCGCCGACGCCGCGCATCGCCGGGCGATGGCGATCCGCTCGGCGCTGGTCGCCTGGTGCATCCTGACCTTCTTCGCCCTGCTCGGAGAGCCGCTGCTGCGGACGCTCGGAATCAGCCTGTCTGCCTTCCGCCTTGCGGGCGGCATCATGCTGTTCATGATCGCGCTCGACATGGTGTTCGAGAAGCGTACGGAACGGCGGGAGGAACGGGCGAGGGAGATCGAGGGCACCCCGGAAGCCGACGATATCTCGGTCTTCCCCATGGCCATTCCGATGATCGCCGGGCCGGGATCGATCGCGTCGATCATGCTGCTCTCGGCACGCGCCGACGGAACGCTGTCCCAGCTGATCGTGCTTGGCGCCATGTCGGCGGTGATCCTGCTCACGCTATTCGCCCTCCTGCTCGCCGGGCCGCTGATGCGGCTGATCGGGGCGAAGCTGGAGGCGATGATCACGCGGATCCTAGGGGTCATCCTCGCGGCGCTGGCGGTCCAGTTCGTGCTCGACGGGCTGGAGCGCAGCCTGCCCGGCCTTGCCGGCTAG
- a CDS encoding AcrB/AcrD/AcrF family protein yields the protein MERHWRLVVVAMWLVACAVFTWQRWSGIQGFALGDTDDNLRLAQVRAWLGGQDWFDLRQYRFDPAFGGANIHWSRIVDLPIAGLILLGRSFMSGADAERMAVAVAPMLPYVVLLTGIALTARRLISPSAFVAAFVALYFAGSTNGMFMPTRIDHHGWQLAMLSLVIAGLADPDRRRGGLTTGIASAVSLSIGLEMLIYLALAGAAQVLMWVTDGRERERLLAYAVSIAGGCAAGYLLFASYANRAPVCDALSPVWLSDALVGGALLTLLAWKSPERWTTRLALAAAAGLVVAAFHTFAWPQCLSRLEGVSPEVERLWLSNVREAKPIYEHAWRTGVTIASLPAVGLIGWIWLAWLNRGDGERLRRILSVAVIAATAFALLFWQTRAGPASQLLGVVGCAALTATLLPRLWNAKNSLVVVLGSSALVLAASGGAAPLAISFFPEAQKKQTEAQKLNNRANRLCPTLWAMRPVAKQPKGSVFTFIDLGPRLIAVTKHDALGGPYHRNGQAIADSMNAFHGSPEQARTLIAKHRSDYLLICPHMNQATIFRARSPKGFYAQLERGATFPWLQPIDLGKDSPLKMWRVVE from the coding sequence ATGGAACGGCACTGGCGCCTGGTGGTGGTGGCCATGTGGCTGGTCGCCTGCGCCGTCTTCACCTGGCAGCGCTGGTCCGGGATCCAGGGCTTCGCGCTCGGCGACACCGACGACAATCTCCGGCTGGCGCAGGTCAGGGCCTGGCTCGGAGGCCAGGATTGGTTCGACCTCAGGCAATATCGTTTCGATCCGGCCTTCGGCGGCGCCAACATCCACTGGAGCCGCATCGTCGATCTGCCGATCGCCGGCCTGATCCTGCTCGGACGGTCCTTCATGAGCGGCGCCGACGCCGAGCGAATGGCCGTCGCCGTGGCGCCGATGCTGCCCTACGTCGTGCTGCTGACCGGCATCGCGCTGACTGCGCGCCGCCTGATCAGCCCGTCCGCCTTCGTCGCCGCCTTCGTCGCCCTCTACTTCGCCGGCTCGACCAACGGCATGTTCATGCCGACCCGCATCGATCATCATGGCTGGCAGCTGGCAATGCTGAGCCTGGTGATCGCCGGCCTCGCCGATCCCGACCGTCGCCGCGGTGGCCTGACGACCGGGATCGCCAGTGCCGTCAGCCTGTCGATCGGGCTCGAGATGCTCATCTATCTCGCCCTCGCCGGAGCCGCGCAGGTGCTGATGTGGGTCACCGACGGTAGAGAGCGGGAACGGCTGCTGGCTTATGCCGTCAGCATCGCCGGCGGCTGTGCGGCCGGCTATCTCCTCTTTGCCAGCTACGCCAATCGCGCCCCCGTCTGCGATGCCCTGTCGCCCGTCTGGCTGTCGGACGCACTGGTCGGCGGCGCATTGCTCACCCTGCTCGCCTGGAAGAGCCCGGAACGGTGGACCACACGCCTCGCCCTGGCCGCCGCCGCCGGACTGGTCGTCGCCGCCTTTCACACCTTCGCCTGGCCGCAATGCCTGTCGCGCCTCGAAGGCGTTTCGCCCGAAGTCGAGCGTCTGTGGCTCAGCAACGTGCGCGAGGCGAAGCCCATCTACGAACATGCCTGGCGCACCGGTGTGACGATCGCCTCGCTCCCGGCCGTCGGACTCATCGGCTGGATCTGGCTCGCCTGGCTCAACCGCGGTGATGGCGAGCGCCTGCGCCGCATCCTGTCGGTCGCGGTGATCGCCGCCACCGCCTTCGCCCTGCTCTTCTGGCAGACCCGCGCCGGACCGGCCAGCCAGTTGCTGGGCGTCGTTGGCTGCGCCGCGCTCACCGCCACCCTCCTGCCGCGCCTGTGGAATGCGAAGAACAGCCTGGTCGTGGTGCTCGGCTCCAGCGCCCTTGTCCTCGCGGCAAGCGGTGGCGCGGCACCGCTCGCCATCTCCTTCTTTCCCGAAGCGCAGAAGAAGCAGACCGAAGCGCAGAAGCTCAACAACCGCGCCAACCGCCTGTGCCCGACCCTGTGGGCGATGCGGCCTGTCGCGAAGCAACCCAAGGGCAGTGTCTTCACCTTCATCGACCTCGGCCCTCGACTGATCGCGGTCACCAAGCACGATGCGCTCGGCGGCCCCTATCACCGCAACGGCCAGGCCATCGCCGACAGCATGAACGCCTTTCACGGCTCTCCCGAGCAGGCGCGCACGCTGATCGCCAAGCATCGCTCCGACTATCTGCTGATCTGCCCGCACATGAACCAGGCGACCATCTTCCGCGCCCGTTCGCCCAAGGGCTTCTACGCCCAGCTCGAGCGCGGCGCGACCTTCCCCTGGCTCCAGCCGATCGACCTCGGCAAGGACAGCCCGCTCAAGATGTGGCGGGTGGTGGAGTAA
- a CDS encoding GtrA family protein, producing the protein MASAPSPVASRRELLGQLIRFGLVGLGSTLLYAAVYWPLATFVMWPVLAVVIAFAVAVTVGFFLHSRWSFRGHEKDEDAKTKAQFLAVQTAGMLMNAAFTWIAVDLMQGPTWWPLVPAVLITPFLTFALNRWWVFR; encoded by the coding sequence ATGGCTTCCGCCCCTTCCCCCGTCGCCTCCCGCCGCGAACTGCTCGGCCAGCTGATCCGCTTCGGGCTGGTCGGCCTCGGATCGACCCTGCTCTACGCCGCGGTCTACTGGCCGCTCGCCACTTTTGTCATGTGGCCGGTGCTGGCGGTGGTGATCGCCTTTGCGGTGGCGGTCACGGTCGGTTTCTTCCTCCACAGCCGGTGGAGCTTCAGGGGCCACGAAAAGGACGAGGATGCGAAGACCAAGGCGCAGTTCCTCGCCGTCCAGACCGCCGGCATGCTGATGAATGCCGCTTTCACCTGGATTGCGGTGGACCTCATGCAGGGGCCGACCTGGTGGCCGCTGGTGCCGGCGGTGCTGATCACGCCCTTCCTGACGTTCGCGCTCAATCGCTGGTGGGTGTTCCGCTGA
- a CDS encoding class I SAM-dependent methyltransferase, with translation MERQVYDRMAELDQRHWWYRARRMVLASLIARVVKPPRNARILEVGCGTGHNLAMLDQFGSVEAIEVDPAARAFAEERLGRPVGSAPLPELSGVPDRTFDMIGSFDVIEHIEDDRAALAGIARCLKPGGKFVMTVPAHQWMWSAHDVVNHHHRRYSKAGLTALFAGSPLRLEGVGYLNSLLFPVAVAARAAGRLTGKDDGDDTLPPAPLNAALEKVFAQEARLIGRVPLPPGLSLWAVASSGT, from the coding sequence ATGGAACGGCAAGTCTACGACCGCATGGCCGAACTGGACCAGCGCCACTGGTGGTACCGGGCGCGGCGCATGGTACTGGCCTCGCTGATTGCGCGAGTGGTCAAGCCGCCGCGCAACGCCCGCATCCTCGAGGTCGGCTGCGGTACCGGGCACAATCTCGCCATGCTTGACCAATTCGGGTCGGTCGAGGCGATCGAGGTGGATCCCGCGGCGCGCGCGTTCGCCGAGGAGCGGCTCGGCCGGCCGGTCGGCTCGGCGCCCCTGCCCGAGCTTTCCGGGGTTCCGGACAGGACGTTCGACATGATCGGATCGTTCGACGTCATCGAGCATATCGAGGATGATCGTGCGGCGCTGGCGGGCATCGCGCGCTGCCTCAAGCCCGGTGGCAAGTTCGTGATGACGGTGCCGGCCCACCAGTGGATGTGGTCCGCGCACGACGTGGTGAACCATCACCACCGGCGCTATTCCAAGGCCGGGCTGACCGCCCTGTTCGCCGGTTCACCGCTCCGGCTGGAAGGCGTCGGCTATCTCAACAGCCTGCTGTTCCCCGTAGCCGTCGCAGCGCGGGCGGCGGGAAGGCTGACCGGCAAGGACGATGGTGACGACACGCTTCCGCCGGCGCCGCTCAACGCCGCGCTGGAGAAGGTGTTCGCTCAGGAAGCGCGGCTGATCGGCAGGGTGCCGCTGCCGCCCGGACTGTCGCTC